In Paenibacillus hexagrammi, the following are encoded in one genomic region:
- a CDS encoding YlmC/YmxH family sporulation protein: MKISDFQTKDVINIVDGKKLGQISDLELDLRHGRIESIVVPNQGRFFGIFGTATDVIIPWKHIVKIGADVVLVKLEDTRPYRQNDENEQSYEYNNQFRA, from the coding sequence ATGAAAATATCTGATTTTCAGACAAAAGACGTAATTAATATCGTGGACGGGAAAAAGCTCGGGCAGATCAGCGATTTGGAATTGGATTTACGACACGGCCGGATTGAATCGATTGTTGTTCCTAATCAAGGCCGCTTCTTTGGGATATTCGGCACGGCGACGGATGTGATTATCCCATGGAAGCATATCGTCAAAATCGGGGCTGACGTAGTACTCGTGAAGCTGGAGGATACCCGGCCTTACCGGCAAAACGATGAGAACGAGCAGAGCTACGAATATAACAATCAATTCCGGGCCTAA
- the pgeF gene encoding peptidoglycan editing factor PgeF → MEPFVIRERKGQLTLLELEAWTRHFPKLTAGFTSRLGGISEAPFGTLNCGLHVMDNEQHVVMNRRLIADAIDQPFEQFTFAEQVHGCDVQVVTAEEAGKGKDSREHAIQAKDAMITNVPGAILCTQYADCVPLFFYDPVNKAAGLAHAGWKGTVLKISMATISSMTHTFGSKPADIRAVIGPSIGVCCYEVDETVAQRVKACLEETKVSSEAAALVLISKENGKYMLNLQELNRILINQAGILSSHIEVTQLCTSCRTDLFFSHRKEGGATGRMIAWIGLKDEGDSRDGLN, encoded by the coding sequence GTGGAACCGTTCGTCATTAGAGAACGAAAGGGTCAACTGACTCTTTTGGAATTGGAAGCGTGGACGCGGCATTTTCCTAAATTGACAGCCGGATTTACTTCACGCCTTGGCGGAATCAGCGAAGCGCCTTTTGGCACCTTAAACTGTGGACTACATGTCATGGATAATGAGCAGCACGTCGTGATGAACCGTAGATTGATTGCTGACGCTATTGATCAGCCTTTTGAACAATTCACGTTCGCGGAACAGGTCCACGGCTGTGATGTGCAGGTCGTGACGGCTGAGGAAGCAGGTAAGGGCAAGGATTCTCGTGAGCATGCGATTCAGGCCAAAGACGCTATGATTACGAATGTGCCTGGTGCGATATTATGTACACAGTATGCGGATTGTGTGCCGTTATTTTTCTACGATCCGGTCAATAAAGCAGCCGGCCTGGCACATGCAGGTTGGAAGGGCACTGTGTTAAAGATTTCCATGGCTACAATATCCTCAATGACACATACTTTTGGTAGCAAGCCAGCTGACATTCGAGCTGTGATCGGACCTTCCATTGGTGTATGCTGCTACGAGGTGGATGAGACGGTGGCACAGAGGGTGAAGGCTTGCTTAGAAGAGACAAAGGTGTCTTCAGAGGCAGCAGCACTTGTTTTGATAAGTAAAGAGAATGGAAAATATATGTTGAATTTGCAAGAATTAAACCGAATTTTGATTAATCAAGCAGGAATATTGTCGTCTCATATCGAAGTAACACAGTTGTGTACGAGTTGCAGAACTGACCTATTCTTTTCCCACCGAAAAGAAGGCGGTGCAACCGGGAGAATGATCGCTTGGATCGGACTTAAGGATGAAGGCGATTCAAGAGATGGCTTGAATTGA
- a CDS encoding YggS family pyridoxal phosphate-dependent enzyme encodes MALRDQILEVQTRIQAACERSGRSRQDVELIAVTKYVSLETTRAVLDEGILHIGENRWQDVKPKWEALHDRGTWHFIGHLQTNKVKDVIGKFDYIHSLDRLSLAKELDKQAAAKGLQLKCLLQVNVSGEESKYGMAPEELFDFGSEISAQMKHIHIKGLMTMAPYDVDAEAARPYFRKLRELRDLLNGRDIFPYEVKHLSMGMSGDFEVAIEEGATMIRLGSVLVKEDSHT; translated from the coding sequence ATGGCACTAAGAGATCAGATACTTGAGGTTCAGACACGCATACAGGCAGCTTGCGAGCGTTCAGGCAGAAGCAGGCAGGATGTTGAACTAATAGCCGTAACCAAATATGTTTCACTTGAGACAACCAGGGCCGTTCTGGATGAAGGCATTCTGCACATCGGTGAGAATCGCTGGCAGGATGTTAAGCCCAAGTGGGAGGCTCTCCACGATCGTGGAACCTGGCATTTTATCGGTCATTTGCAGACGAATAAAGTGAAGGATGTCATCGGTAAATTTGATTACATCCATTCGCTTGATCGTCTGTCCCTTGCTAAAGAGCTGGACAAGCAAGCAGCGGCTAAGGGCCTACAGTTGAAATGCTTGCTTCAGGTGAATGTATCTGGAGAAGAAAGCAAGTACGGGATGGCGCCTGAGGAGCTGTTTGATTTCGGATCAGAGATAAGCGCCCAGATGAAGCATATCCATATTAAGGGTCTCATGACCATGGCTCCATACGATGTTGATGCAGAAGCGGCAAGGCCATATTTTCGCAAACTTAGAGAGCTGAGGGACCTTCTCAATGGCCGCGACATTTTCCCTTATGAGGTAAAGCACCTTTCCATGGGGATGTCTGGTGACTTTGAAGTTGCGATAGAAGAAGGGGCTACGATGATTCGCCTTGGCAGTGTTTTGGTGAAAGAAGACTCTCATACATAA
- a CDS encoding cell division protein SepF encodes MGVMNKFMNFLGLQEEEEIVERERIVEQTEEPETNPYEARNKNKANVVSIHSQKNTRVVLSEPRTYDETQDIADHLRSRKAVVVNLQRVRPDQAVRIVDFLSGTVYALNGSISKLGTNIFLCTPDSVDIHGHISEMVSEE; translated from the coding sequence ATGGGCGTAATGAATAAGTTTATGAATTTTCTTGGCCTTCAGGAAGAGGAAGAAATCGTAGAGCGTGAACGAATCGTTGAACAGACGGAAGAACCTGAAACCAATCCTTACGAAGCTCGTAATAAAAATAAGGCAAACGTAGTGAGCATCCATTCCCAGAAGAATACGCGAGTGGTGCTCAGTGAGCCGCGGACTTACGATGAAACGCAGGATATTGCCGACCACCTACGTTCGAGAAAGGCGGTTGTGGTGAATCTTCAACGTGTTCGTCCGGATCAAGCCGTCCGTATAGTGGATTTCCTGAGCGGAACGGTATATGCTTTAAATGGGTCTATCTCTAAGCTTGGTACGAATATTTTCCTGTGCACACCGGATTCTGTGGATATTCATGGGCACATTTCGGAAATGGTTAGCGAGGAATAG
- a CDS encoding YggT family protein, whose product MLTQIYVALHYLKEIYYFMIIGYILLSWFPNARESFIGDLLGKVVEPYLRPFRKIIPTIGFIDLSPIVALLALNFVVEGLYQVIAFIVRLFL is encoded by the coding sequence TTGCTTACTCAAATTTATGTCGCACTGCATTACCTGAAAGAAATTTATTATTTTATGATTATCGGTTATATCCTGCTCTCTTGGTTTCCGAATGCGCGCGAAAGCTTTATCGGTGACCTTTTGGGCAAGGTGGTTGAACCGTACCTACGTCCTTTCCGTAAAATAATTCCAACGATCGGATTTATCGATCTTTCCCCGATTGTCGCTTTGCTTGCGCTTAACTTCGTTGTGGAAGGGTTGTATCAAGTGATTGCGTTTATCGTGAGATTGTTCCTATGA
- a CDS encoding YlmH family RNA-binding protein, protein MIQKELYTHFHPDEHHFVDRAWEWVERSAEQHAVKRTDFLDPRQTFILTTLVNRHPDVHCRLEGGYPDAERKRAVIAPDYRHLDDEEMNISVLAISSGDGKFLTLEHGDYMGAILGLGMKRDKIGDIHVIEGGCHCLVADEAASYLHMNLSQVHRVHVQTELLSLDKLQVASTRLEELHLSVASMRMDGIVSDVFRLSRAKVLIPIQAGRCRVNWKTEEDPSKPLKEGDMISLQGFGRFKVLEVEGVTKKGRIRVIIGRYA, encoded by the coding sequence ATGATTCAAAAAGAGCTGTACACGCATTTTCACCCGGACGAACATCATTTTGTTGATCGAGCCTGGGAGTGGGTCGAGCGCTCGGCGGAGCAGCATGCAGTCAAGCGTACTGACTTTTTGGACCCGAGACAGACTTTCATTCTTACAACCCTGGTGAACCGTCATCCGGATGTTCATTGCCGGCTCGAGGGCGGATATCCGGATGCGGAGCGTAAACGAGCTGTAATCGCTCCTGATTACCGTCATTTAGATGATGAAGAAATGAATATCTCGGTGCTGGCCATTTCGTCGGGGGACGGTAAGTTTCTCACATTGGAGCATGGGGATTACATGGGCGCCATTCTTGGTCTCGGCATGAAGCGGGACAAGATTGGCGATATTCATGTTATAGAGGGTGGCTGCCATTGCTTGGTCGCAGACGAGGCGGCCAGCTATCTGCACATGAATTTATCTCAGGTGCATCGTGTCCATGTTCAGACAGAGCTGCTTTCACTGGACAAGCTGCAGGTTGCTTCAACCCGACTTGAGGAGCTACATTTGTCCGTTGCTTCCATGCGGATGGATGGTATTGTCAGCGATGTTTTTCGGCTTAGCCGTGCCAAGGTGCTCATTCCTATTCAGGCGGGACGCTGCAGGGTTAACTGGAAAACCGAAGAGGACCCAAGTAAGCCGCTCAAGGAAGGCGATATGATTTCTTTACAGGGCTTTGGACGTTTTAAGGTTCTTGAAGTGGAAGGCGTTACAAAAAAAGGCAGAATTCGCGTAATAATCGGCAGGTATGCATGA
- a CDS encoding DivIVA domain-containing protein: MPLTPLDIHNKEFSRSFRGYDEDSVNEFLDQVIKDYEALIRENKDLQNQTIALQERLDHFANIEETLSKTIIVAQEAADEVKNNAKKEAQLILKEAEKNADRIINESLGRSRKVALEIEELKKQASIYRTRFRTLLEAQLELLNTEGWNSMQMDQGDE; this comes from the coding sequence ATGCCACTTACGCCATTGGACATACATAACAAGGAATTTTCCCGATCATTCCGCGGATACGATGAGGACTCGGTTAATGAATTTTTGGATCAAGTCATCAAGGATTATGAGGCTTTGATTCGTGAAAACAAAGATTTGCAAAACCAGACGATTGCCTTACAGGAGCGTTTGGATCACTTTGCCAATATCGAGGAAACGTTAAGCAAAACCATCATCGTGGCGCAGGAAGCAGCCGATGAGGTGAAGAATAACGCCAAGAAAGAAGCCCAGTTGATTCTGAAGGAAGCGGAGAAGAATGCCGACCGCATTATTAACGAATCTCTAGGGCGTTCACGCAAAGTTGCCCTTGAAATTGAAGAATTGAAGAAGCAAGCCTCCATTTATCGCACGAGGTTCCGGACACTGTTGGAGGCTCAACTAGAGCTCTTAAATACAGAGGGCTGGAACAGCATGCAGATGGATCAAGGAGATGAGTAA